The nucleotide sequence GCCCGGCTGGGCGACAATGCCGCGTTTGAAACCCTCGCCCTGCAATACCGGGACAGGCTTTTCGGCATCGCGGCAAACGTGTGCGCGGCAATGCCGTCCGAAACCGAGGATGTGGCGCAGGAAGCCATGCTCTCGGCGTTTACGCATATAAAGACATTCAAGGCCAACTCGGCGTTCAGCACCTGGCTGTACCGGATCGCCGCGAACAAATGTTTCGACCGGATACGCCGCGCGAAAATCCGCGGCTGGACGGAACTGCCGGAAGATAACCAGAAAGGCCATCCGGCCGGTGCGTCGGCAAACGAGGACGCGATTAAAAACGAGCTGTCCCGCGCGGTCAACGCCGCGTTATCGGCCTTGCCGCTGGACTACCGGCTCGCCGTAACGTTATGCGATATTGAGGGTCTGCCCAACGCGGAAGCGGCCGCGCGCCTTAACATTACGCTCGCCGCGCTTAAAGCGCGCCTGCACCGGGGCCGAGCACTGTTGAAAGAACAGCTCAGGAACTCCGCGTAAAAAATACCCGCGGATCCTTTTTGCCCGCTTCCGCGTCTAATGAGTGAAGGCAAGAAACGAGGAGGCGCGTCATGGAACACCTTACAGCGCAGTCATTTAAAACCAAAGTATTCGATTACCAGGCCAGCAGCGAATGGAAATTCTCGGGAGAGCGGCCCTGCATAGTGGATTTTTACGCAGAATGGTGCGGGCCGTGCAAAATGCTTTCGCCGGTGCTTGCCGAAGTGGCTGAGGAATACGCCGGAAAA is from Elusimicrobiaceae bacterium and encodes:
- a CDS encoding sigma-70 family RNA polymerase sigma factor; protein product: MPDNETDLIARARLGDNAAFETLALQYRDRLFGIAANVCAAMPSETEDVAQEAMLSAFTHIKTFKANSAFSTWLYRIAANKCFDRIRRAKIRGWTELPEDNQKGHPAGASANEDAIKNELSRAVNAALSALPLDYRLAVTLCDIEGLPNAEAAARLNITLAALKARLHRGRALLKEQLRNSA